The following DNA comes from Desulfobaccales bacterium.
CGAGCTCCCCTCCCCACCCCCTTTATGGGATTGGGGGAGGGGGTGTGGGGGAGGGGGTAAGGGCCCGCGGCCCTTAGCCCCCTCCCCCGCCTCATTTAGCCGCGCTGATGAGTCGGCCTTGGCTGTCGTAGACCTCGATTTCCACGGTGCGACCGCCATCCAGGCGGTGGGTGGCGCAGCTCAGTCACGGGTCGTAGCAGCGCACCGCCATCTCCACTTTGTTCAAGGCCTCCTCGGTGACCTGGCCGTGCCTGATGACGCTTTGGGCCGCCTGGCGGATGCTCATGTTCATGGGGGCCACGTTGTGGGTGGTGCCCACAATCAGGTTCGCCCGGGTGATGAGGCCGTTTTTGTCGGTGGAGTAGTCATGGATGAGGGTGCCCCGGGGCGCCTCCACGCAGCCCACTCCCCGGCCGGCCTTGGGTTCCACCGGGTTGCGCACGTGGGGGTCGGTGATCTCCGGGTCCTCCAGGAGTTCCACCACTTTCTCGCAGGCATAGAGAAGCTCGATGAGCCGGGCCCAATGATAAAGCATGGTGGATTGGGCCGGCCGGCCGAAGCGGCTCCGGAACTCCTCCAGCTCCGCCTGGGCCAGGGGCGTGCTGATGCGATCGCAGACATTGAGGCGGGCCAGGGTGTTCACCCGGTAGATGCCCTTGGGCTGCTCCAGATCCATGGAGAAGCCTTCGCCCCAGACCCGGGCGTAGGGGAATTTGGAGTAGGCCCAGTCCTCCACATGCTCGCCCAGGTAATAGGCATACTCCAGATGGCTGAAGTCCTGGTAGGAGCCGTCCGGCTTCATGAGCCGGAGCACGCCCTCGAAGAAGTTGAGGGAGCCGTCTTTCGGGTCCACCGTGCCCAGAAAGCCGGTGGTGATCTCCCCCAGGCGCACGGTGGCGTCGTCCAGATGGGCAAAGACGTTCTTTTTGGCCCAGTCCATGCAAAATTTGGCAAATTCTAGTTGCTCCCGGCTCTTTTCCAGGAGTTCCTGACGCTCCGCCTCGGTCATGGGTTTGGAGAAGCCCCCCGGCACCACCGCCACCGGGTGGATGACCTTGCCGGCAAACTTCTCGATCATCATCTGCCCGGCCTGGCGCATCTTTACCACCTGGGTGGCCAGCTCCGGCGCCGCTTTCACCACCCCCAGGACGTTTCGCACCGAATAATCCGCCCCGGGCCCTAAGACAAAGTCCGGCGCCGCCAGGAAGAAGAAGTGCAGGATCTTGTCATTGATCTGCGCCATTACCAGCATGAGCTCCCGGAGCTTCTTGCCGGCCGGCGGGATCTTAGCCCCGAAACAGCCGTCCACCGCCTTGTTGGAGGCGGTGTGGTGCATCCAGGGGCAGATGCCGCAGATGCGGTTGACGATGCGGGGCACTTCCTCCGC
Coding sequences within:
- a CDS encoding Ni/Fe hydrogenase subunit alpha, producing MAQTIEATADKAFAHGAGKGRRVINIQPITRIEGHARIAIVLDNEGNVADTRLNIMALRGFEKFIEGRPAEEVPRIVNRICGICPWMHHTASNKAVDGCFGAKIPPAGKKLRELMLVMAQINDKILHFFFLAAPDFVLGPGADYSVRNVLGVVKAAPELATQVVKMRQAGQMMIEKFAGKVIHPVAVVPGGFSKPMTEAERQELLEKSREQLEFAKFCMDWAKKNVFAHLDDATVRLGEITTGFLGTVDPKDGSLNFFEGVLRLMKPDGSYQDFSHLEYAYYLGEHVEDWAYSKFPYARVWGEGFSMDLEQPKGIYRVNTLARLNVCDRISTPLAQAELEEFRSRFGRPAQSTMLYHWARLIELLYACEKVVELLEDPEITDPHVRNPVEPKAGRGVGCVEAPRGTLIHDYSTDKNGLITRANLIVGTTHNVAPMNMSIRQAAQSVIRHGQVTEEALNKVEMAVRCYDP